In one Natator depressus isolate rNatDep1 chromosome 26, rNatDep2.hap1, whole genome shotgun sequence genomic region, the following are encoded:
- the ZNF703 gene encoding zinc finger protein 703, whose amino-acid sequence MSGSPAGSNPRTSQSGGGESAPSPAAAACPALSHLPAADPLRQANRLPIRVLKMLSAHTGHLLHPEYLQPLSSTPVSPIELDAKKSPLALLAQTCSQIGKPDPPPSSKLNAVTANGLPGADKEPGARSSSSALKQLGGGGDSPAEDKSSFKPYSKGGGDPRKEAGSAGAGPGADKAGFRVPSATCPPFPPHAAAASSPGGSRGSSPQHGDCKGQEDKKEPEAAAKPSPEAAPGPGGSGLSRAGGGAGSAETGAHGEAASGRKSEPPALAPAGHVAPVSPYKPGHSVFPLPPSSIGYHGSIVGAYAGYPSQFVPGLDPTKAGLVSSQLPGTLGLPGKPPSSSPLTGASPPSFMQGLCRDPYCLSYHSASHLGTSNCSSCVHDPGSLKSGYPLVYPTHPLHSVHTTLSSSATPSLPSHPLYTYGFMLQNDPLPHICNWVSASGPCDKRFATSEELLTHLRTHTALPGAEKLLAGYPTSGLGSAASCHLHLPPTAPGSPNTLPGSLSLRSPHTLGLNRYHPYGKSHLPTAGALPVPSLPAAGTYYSPYALYGQRLTSASALGYQ is encoded by the exons ATGAGCGGTTCGCCCGCTGGATCTAACCCAAGGACATCGCAGAGCGGCGGAGGGGAGAGCGCACcgtccccagcagcagcagcgtgccCGGCGCTCTCGCACCTGCCCGCGGCGGACCCCCTGCGCCAGGCGAACCGGCTCCCCATCAGGGTCCTGAAAATGCTCAGCGCCCACACCGGCCACCTCCTGCACCCGGAATACCTGCAGCCTCTCTCCTCCACGCCTGTCAGCCCCATCGAG CTGGACGCTAAGAAGAGCCCGCTGGCGCTCCTGGCACAGACCTGCTCCCAGATCGGCAAGCCGGACCCGCCGCCTTCCTCCAAACTCAACGCGGTGACCGCCAACGGGCTGCCCGGCGCGGACAAGGAGCCTGGGGCCCGCTCCAGCTCCTCCGCCCTCAAGCAGCTGGGCGGCGGCGGCGACTCCCCAGCCGAGGACAAGTCCAGCTTCAAGCCCTACTCCAAGGGCGGCGGGGACCCCCGCAAGGAGGCCGGCTCGGCGGGCGCGGGCCCCGGCGCGGACAAGGCAGGGTTCCGGGTGCCCAGCGCCACCTGCCCGCCCTTCCCGCCGCATGcggccgccgcctcctccccgggAGGCTCCCGGGGCAGCTCCCCGCAGCACGGAGACTGCAAGGGCCAGGAGGACAAGAAGGAGCCCGAGGCGGCGGCCAAGCCCAGCCCCGAAGCGGCGCCGGGGCCCGGGGGCAGCGGCTTGAGCCGGGCCGGCGGGGGCGCAGGGAGCGCAGAGACCGGGGCGCATGGCGAGGCCGCCTCGGGGCGCAAATCGGAGCCTCCGGCCCTGGCGCCCGCCGGCCACGTGGCCCCGGTGTCCCCCTACAAGCCGGGCCACTCCgtcttccctctgcccccttccagcATCGGCTACCACGGGTCCATCGTTGGGGCTTACGCCGGCTACCCGTCCCAGTTCGTGCCCGGCCTGGATCCTACTAAAGCCGGCCTCGTGAGCAGCCAGCTGCCGGGGACCTTGGGCTTGCCCGGCAAGCCGCCCAGCTCCAGCCCGCTGACCGGGGCCTCCCCGCCCTCCTTCATGCAGGGATTATGCAGAGACCCCTATTGCTTGAGCTACCACAGCGCCTCGCACCTGGGCACCAGCAACTGCTCCAGCTGCGTGCACGACCCCGGCAGCCTGAAAAGCGGATACCCTCTGGTGTaccccacacaccccctgcacTCCGTCCACACCACCCTGTCCTCCAGCGCCACCCCGAGCCTGCCCAGCCACCCCCTCTACACCTACGGCTTCATGCTCCAGAACGACCCCCTTCCCCACATATGCAACTGGGTGTCTGCCAGTGGACCCTGCGACAAGAGGTTTGCCACCTCAGAGGAACTGCTCACCCACCTACGGACCCACACGGCTCTGCCCGGGGCGGAGAAACTCTTGGCTGGCTACCCTACCTCTGGCCTTGGCTCTGCGGCATCCTgccacctccacctcccacccactgccccagggAGCCCCAACACTTTACCGGGATCCCTGTCTTTGAGGAGCCCACACACTTTGGGACTAAACAGGTACCACCCTTATGGCAAGAGCCACTTGCCCACAGCCGGTGCCCTGCCAGTGCCCTCCTTGCCAGCAGCTGGAACCTACTACTCTCCATATGCGCTGTATGGCCAAAGACTAACTTCAGCTTCCGCGCTTGGATATCAGTAA